One genomic segment of Myxocyprinus asiaticus isolate MX2 ecotype Aquarium Trade chromosome 14, UBuf_Myxa_2, whole genome shotgun sequence includes these proteins:
- the LOC127452094 gene encoding putative E3 ubiquitin-protein ligase UNKL isoform X7 — translation MNAKATPFYPGSNTVESVIGSALDLNFSDINVASLDKELEDRDNNGLGLTSQRLLGGSAPVNIPGSLARSSSLHSSSSLSASPLGSLSHSLSQSLLTGMTSQQSQPQALHVKTEHGLLGTPTSTQNSLGLNGGAGGIWDFMSGSFSPSPSPVFSSLSSSTVGSSSADIGRLFRELDEAKRKIKQWEDAWHQVKQACEAWQKDAHNAKEQVKSAEAERQLVEQKREDTERRLKELQVDFDVLCRSPNKPLLRSYGELDQLPLPKLRSIQSQLRSDLDVIDGVIYQLQSKKCVVCQKHDRSIVLQPCQHYVLCQNCASGKTECPYCKTKILKW, via the exons ATGAATGCAAAAGCCACACCTTTCTATCCAGGCAGCAATACCGTGGAGTCAGTAATAG GATCTGCACTTGACTTAAATTTTAGTGACATCAACGTTGCCTCCCTCGACAAAGAGCTAGAGGACCGAGACAACAATGGCCTTGGTTTAACAA GTCAGAGGCTATTAGGAGGCTCTGCTCCTGTCAATATTCCTGGCTCTCTGGCTCGGTCTTCCTCTCTGCATTCCTCATCCTCTCTCTCCGCCTCCCCGCTTGGCTCTCTGTCTCATTCCCTGTCCCAGTCTCTCCTCACTGGAATGACCTCCCAGCAGAGCCAGCCACAGGCGCTGCATGTTAAAACAGAGCATGGCCTTCTAGGAACGCCCACGTCTACGCAGAACTCCTTAG GTCTGAATGGTGGAGCAGGGGGTATATGGGACTTCATGAGTGGCAGCTTCTCTCCCAGCCCATCTCCAGTGTTCAGCAGCCTTTCTTCCAGCACGGTCGGCTCCAGCAGTGCAGACATCGGCCGACTCTTCCGAGAACTGGATGAGGCCAAGCGCAAGATAAAGCAATGGGAGGATGCCTGGCACCAAGTTAAACAG GCCTGTGAAGCGTGGCAAAAAGATGCTCACAATGCGAAAGAACAAGTGAAATCAGCGGAGGCGGAGCGACAGCTGGTGGAACAGAAGCGGGAGGACACCGAGCGAAGGCTGAAGGAACTGCAGGTAGACTTTGATGTTTTGTGTCGCTCCCCCAATAAGCCTCTTCTGCGCAGCTACGGAGAGCTGGACCAGCTCCCCCTGCCAAAGCTCCGATCCATTCAGAGCCAGCTGCGCTCTGACCTAGACGTAATAGACGGG GTAATATATCAGCTTCAGTCAAAGAAATGTGTAGTTTGCCAAAAGCATGATCGTTCCATTGTCCTGCAGCCTTGCCAACATTATGTACTTTGTCAGAACTGTGCGTCTGGTAAAACGGAATGTCCTTACTGTAAGACAAAAATATTGAAGTGGTGA